A genomic region of Paenibacillus sp. PL2-23 contains the following coding sequences:
- a CDS encoding MarR family transcriptional regulator, with protein MDKNELNEQEMQLWDMWKGSFKRIFGRVVKDMSEHTGLSEGDFGILDRLVQFGNGKLRQQELADSMDWDKSRLSHHLTRMEKRGLVLRKPLDTDRGVEVIITSAGNTALDEAHPIVAKAIRKHFLEQLADQDVESITRLAEKTKTGPSSSYEDPSA; from the coding sequence ATGGACAAGAACGAACTGAACGAACAGGAAATGCAACTATGGGATATGTGGAAAGGTTCCTTCAAAAGAATCTTTGGTCGTGTTGTAAAGGACATGTCCGAACACACCGGACTATCTGAGGGTGACTTTGGAATTTTAGACCGGTTAGTCCAGTTTGGTAACGGCAAGCTTCGCCAACAGGAATTAGCAGACTCGATGGACTGGGATAAGAGCCGATTGTCACATCATCTAACACGCATGGAAAAACGGGGACTTGTTTTGAGGAAACCACTAGACACAGATCGTGGAGTTGAAGTCATCATTACATCTGCCGGAAACACAGCTTTGGATGAAGCTCATCCCATTGTTGCAAAGGCAATACGGAAGCATTTTCTAGAACAACTAGCCGACCAAGACGTGGAGTCAATTACTAGACTGGCAGAAAAAACAAAAACAGGACCTTCATCATCATATGAAGATCCATCCGCTTGA
- a CDS encoding aldo/keto reductase, which translates to MEYVKLGRSGLDVSEICLGCMSFGVPERGNAPWSLNEEQSRPIIKRALELGINFFSTANMYSDGTSEEIVGQALKDFARRDEVVIATKVFVPMRQGPNAMGLSRKAIMTEIDKSLSRLGTDYIDLYQIHRWDPHTPVEETMEALHDLVKAGKIRYIGASSMLAWQFAKAQHVAVSNGWTRFVSMENRLNLLYREEEREMLPLCKDEGVGVTPYLPLAAGRLTREWNEQTLRSEKDHIAKALFEKTEEVDRKIAGRVAEVAANRGVSRAEIALAWLLQKEEVTAPIIGSTRISHLEDAVSALSVKLTAEEIVSLEELYVPHPLV; encoded by the coding sequence ATGGAATATGTGAAACTTGGGCGTTCCGGTTTGGATGTCTCGGAAATATGCCTTGGCTGCATGAGTTTTGGAGTACCTGAACGAGGCAACGCCCCATGGTCTCTGAATGAGGAGCAAAGCAGACCGATTATTAAAAGGGCACTTGAATTGGGAATTAATTTTTTTAGTACCGCCAACATGTATTCCGACGGAACAAGCGAAGAAATTGTCGGGCAAGCATTAAAGGACTTTGCTCGTCGTGACGAAGTCGTCATTGCCACCAAGGTATTCGTTCCGATGCGCCAAGGCCCAAATGCAATGGGGCTTTCTCGTAAAGCGATCATGACCGAAATTGATAAAAGTCTAAGTCGGCTCGGAACGGACTACATTGATTTGTACCAGATTCATCGTTGGGATCCTCATACGCCGGTCGAAGAGACAATGGAGGCCCTTCACGATTTAGTGAAAGCGGGGAAGATCAGATACATCGGAGCATCTTCCATGTTAGCATGGCAGTTCGCAAAAGCTCAGCATGTTGCGGTGAGCAATGGTTGGACACGGTTCGTTTCCATGGAAAATAGACTTAACTTACTCTATCGGGAAGAAGAAAGAGAAATGCTCCCCCTTTGCAAAGATGAGGGAGTTGGTGTCACGCCATACCTGCCTTTGGCTGCAGGACGGCTAACCCGAGAGTGGAATGAGCAGACCTTACGTTCCGAGAAGGACCATATAGCTAAGGCATTATTTGAAAAAACGGAAGAGGTTGATCGTAAAATTGCGGGAAGAGTTGCGGAGGTTGCCGCTAATCGAGGAGTTTCACGCGCAGAAATTGCACTGGCATGGTTGTTACAAAAAGAGGAGGTCACAGCACCGATTATCGGTTCGACCAGAATCAGCCATCTAGAGGATGCCGTGTCGGCGTTATCGGTCAAATTGACAGCGGAGGAAATCGTGAGCTTAGAAGAGCTTTATGTACCGCACCCGCTCGTTTGA
- a CDS encoding Fic family protein, whose translation MRHLYKIFHESSASEFNRVYEERFNFYSTMRLGLHIKPMDQTNFYELYYVPTNRMLKMITELYSISMDFETTFKTLPNVAQKQFIIECISEELYNTNELEGIRSNREEIVRSTKDVLFNRKSKKRFESMIKSYFRLLDHFEYPKTSKDIRSIYDDITQGEIDSQELPDGEIFRKDITYILKKSGSGKVIHQGITPESEIIALTEKLLDFMNNDNVEIPHIIKVAVGHYYFGFIHPFYDGNGRTSRFISSMYLARILGNISTLSLSRGCNKYKTKYLEAFEISNSIRSRGEMNCFIDIFLEIVIEALKQMNAELKEKNHLLNMALRKIDGDPQLGEMPKGHREMMFVLAQNHFFDSSSGLTIGDLSEILEKSAATIRKIVKDLLEMSLVEQKGERPAYLCVRRKYFEEARHVE comes from the coding sequence ATGAGACACCTGTATAAAATATTCCATGAAAGTAGTGCTAGCGAATTTAATAGGGTGTATGAAGAGAGATTTAACTTTTATTCAACCATGAGGCTTGGCTTACATATTAAACCTATGGACCAGACCAATTTTTATGAATTATATTATGTTCCCACAAACAGAATGCTAAAAATGATCACCGAGCTTTATAGCATTTCAATGGATTTTGAAACGACCTTTAAGACACTTCCAAATGTAGCACAAAAACAATTTATTATTGAATGTATTTCGGAGGAGTTGTATAACACAAACGAATTAGAAGGAATAAGAAGTAATAGAGAGGAGATCGTTAGAAGCACCAAGGATGTTCTATTTAACAGGAAATCAAAAAAAAGATTCGAGAGTATGATTAAATCATATTTCCGACTACTTGATCATTTTGAGTATCCGAAAACATCAAAGGATATTAGATCAATATATGATGATATTACACAAGGGGAAATTGACTCGCAAGAGCTTCCCGACGGAGAAATTTTCAGAAAGGATATCACATATATTTTAAAGAAATCAGGAAGCGGAAAAGTCATACATCAGGGAATTACACCAGAATCAGAGATCATTGCACTAACAGAAAAATTGTTGGATTTTATGAATAATGACAATGTTGAAATACCCCATATCATCAAAGTGGCAGTAGGACATTATTACTTCGGATTTATTCATCCATTCTATGATGGGAATGGGAGAACATCTAGATTTATTAGCAGTATGTATTTGGCAAGAATTTTGGGCAATATATCCACCTTGTCTTTATCAAGAGGTTGTAACAAATATAAAACGAAATACCTTGAGGCTTTTGAAATTTCCAATAGTATTAGAAGTAGAGGGGAAATGAACTGCTTTATTGATATCTTTTTAGAAATAGTAATAGAGGCTCTTAAGCAGATGAACGCTGAATTGAAAGAAAAGAACCATTTGTTAAATATGGCGCTTAGAAAAATAGACGGCGATCCTCAGTTAGGTGAAATGCCAAAGGGCCACAGAGAAATGATGTTCGTCTTGGCACAAAATCATTTCTTTGATTCTAGTAGTGGATTAACAATAGGGGATCTGTCGGAAATCTTGGAAAAATCAGCAGCAACAATCAGAAAAATTGTTAAGGATCTGCTCGAGATGTCGCTGGTAGAACAAAAAGGAGAAAGACCAGCATATCTCTGCGTTAGGAGAAAATACTTTGAAGAAGCAAGGCATGTTGAATGA
- a CDS encoding AraC family transcriptional regulator — protein MSGLANLNRALEYIEENLAGDMDVREAARFACCSEYHFSRMFSFLAGITLSEYIRRRRLTLAAFELQAGNGRILDIAVKYGYSSADAFSRAFQGLHGFAPSSVKSQTGSIKAYPRMTFQLTVQGGSAMNYRIVEKGPFRIVGITRRVPIQFQGVNAEIESMAKSLTPEDIAKLKALSDTEPRGMIQASVNFSEERMEEKGSVDHYIGVATTSGECPERFAKLEVSEATWAVFEAVGPFPETLQNVWGRIYSEWFPSASYELASGPEMLWHESKEFSSSSFRSEIWIPVAVAK, from the coding sequence GTGAGTGGGCTGGCGAATCTGAATCGAGCATTGGAGTATATTGAAGAGAATCTTGCCGGGGATATGGATGTGAGGGAGGCAGCCAGGTTTGCTTGCTGTTCGGAGTACCATTTCTCAAGAATGTTCTCGTTTCTTGCAGGCATCACGTTGTCGGAATACATCCGTCGAAGACGACTAACGTTAGCGGCGTTCGAGCTTCAAGCGGGAAATGGGCGAATTCTGGATATCGCGGTGAAATACGGCTATAGCTCGGCTGACGCGTTCTCGAGAGCCTTTCAAGGTTTGCACGGATTCGCGCCCTCTTCGGTAAAATCCCAGACCGGGTCTATTAAAGCCTACCCTCGAATGACCTTTCAATTAACCGTTCAGGGAGGAAGCGCGATGAACTATCGTATTGTAGAGAAGGGACCCTTTCGGATCGTGGGGATCACAAGAAGGGTACCCATCCAGTTTCAAGGGGTGAATGCGGAAATTGAATCCATGGCTAAGAGCTTAACACCGGAGGACATTGCGAAGCTGAAAGCACTTTCGGATACGGAACCACGGGGTATGATTCAGGCTTCGGTGAATTTCTCGGAGGAACGCATGGAGGAAAAGGGCTCCGTAGATCACTATATCGGGGTAGCGACGACAAGCGGGGAATGCCCCGAGCGGTTTGCGAAGTTGGAGGTTTCGGAAGCGACCTGGGCGGTCTTCGAAGCGGTCGGTCCCTTTCCGGAGACGCTGCAGAACGTCTGGGGACGCATCTACTCGGAATGGTTCCCCTCCGCGAGTTACGAGCTGGCCAGTGGGCCGGAAATGCTGTGGCATGAGAGCAAGGAGTTCTCTTCGTCTTCTTTCCGAAGCGAAATTTGGATACCTGTAGCTGTGGCTAAGTAA
- a CDS encoding YuzF family protein, which translates to MNNRVPASATPQMTMGMHQHMQPMQTMHQPMQVVVVEPYVYAALRSLIGKRAVLDTVRGSVSGTVADAKPDHVVIQERDSTFFVRCSEIVWIMPETGN; encoded by the coding sequence TTGAATAATAGGGTTCCAGCATCTGCAACGCCTCAGATGACAATGGGAATGCATCAGCACATGCAACCCATGCAGACCATGCACCAGCCGATGCAGGTCGTTGTCGTTGAGCCTTACGTGTACGCAGCCTTACGCAGTCTGATCGGAAAAAGAGCGGTTCTCGATACGGTTCGGGGCTCAGTGAGCGGGACGGTAGCTGACGCAAAACCGGATCATGTTGTCATTCAAGAAAGGGATTCGACCTTCTTCGTTCGCTGCAGCGAGATTGTCTGGATCATGCCGGAAACAGGCAACTAA
- a CDS encoding DEAD/DEAH box helicase: protein MTTTTRYHLDTIAVRMVLTSAGDALFFADPDSLREWTGLQLKHRLFAWHEPSFYGTELELVQVGEVEAVVLPAEEVITFFASGQQLAHMQWQWEDDAARLAALAPLLGECMEKGLYAPDLAAYRGGSLRWSWDAAAIEATLGQSRRDELEQLLGSWSDEARDGLMAAFSAAVTSRFYGTEPDEAELRREFPALFARENAAAATVGLDDETWLVQIGWKADVAPFRPLLQLMEPWEGDEYSRWRLRLVLQDRSDPAKLRRVRLGDDGSASGKWPDAWTEAVRSRSAGWLERLRASLPHARLSRGEDVLGKPLDDEAAWRFLNEDSRRLLEAGWQVLLPAWWEAASRKKPKLRAAVQSEEEAKTKQLGRGKSLFGLEAILSFNWRISIGDADLNEAEFDELLARGERLVKFRDRWIVLDPALIAQIRRMMEGMDKSQGLSFQDVLQLHLLSQGNAEGGADGAGTDVSAMTAEASSPRVELEVELDAHLTGLFAKINQQSEWPRIDPPAGLRAQLRSYQQDGFSWLAFLRRFGLGACLADDMGLGKTVQLIAYLLHAKEQADEDMRLPSLIVCPTSVLGNWQKEISRFAPSLRVAMHYGSGRKSGDAFRKQARSVDVVLTSFATASLDQETLAAFQWGAVCLDEAQNIKNAGTKQAAAVKSFPALHRIALTGTPIENRLAELWSIYDFTVPTYLGSAKAFQERFAGPIEREQDGRRTAELKRLVKPFMLRRKKKDPAIQLDLPDKNEMKTYVPLTSEQAALYDNCVKELMEKLKKLDGIQRKGAILGALTRLKQACDHPALLDEEMELDAEDGPLPTEAIVARSSKLERLLAMVKELRESDERCLIFTQYIGMGQMIQDVLQRELGEPVLYLNGSTPKTQRDRMVERFQSRDLPPSEQPNVFILSLKAGGVGLNLTAANHVFHFDRWWNPAVENQATDRAYRMGQTRDVQVHKFISLGTLEERIDEMLDNKQQLSNNVITSSESWITELSTDALREMFSLRRDWAGS, encoded by the coding sequence ATGACAACGACTACACGCTATCACCTGGATACCATCGCGGTTCGTATGGTGCTGACGTCGGCTGGCGACGCGTTGTTCTTCGCGGACCCGGACTCACTGCGGGAGTGGACCGGACTGCAGCTGAAGCACCGCCTGTTCGCTTGGCATGAGCCGTCCTTCTACGGCACAGAGCTGGAGCTCGTCCAGGTCGGGGAGGTCGAAGCCGTTGTGCTGCCTGCCGAAGAGGTCATAACCTTCTTCGCTTCGGGACAGCAGCTGGCGCATATGCAGTGGCAATGGGAGGACGATGCCGCGCGCTTGGCCGCTTTGGCGCCGCTCCTCGGCGAGTGCATGGAGAAAGGGCTGTACGCGCCCGACCTTGCCGCTTACCGGGGAGGCTCTCTGCGCTGGAGCTGGGACGCGGCGGCAATTGAAGCCACCCTCGGGCAGTCGCGCCGCGACGAATTGGAGCAGCTGCTGGGCAGCTGGAGCGATGAGGCGCGCGACGGGTTAATGGCGGCCTTCTCGGCGGCTGTAACGAGCCGCTTCTATGGCACGGAGCCGGACGAGGCGGAGCTGCGCCGGGAATTCCCGGCTTTGTTCGCCCGCGAGAACGCGGCGGCCGCAACGGTGGGACTCGACGACGAGACTTGGCTCGTGCAGATTGGCTGGAAGGCGGATGTGGCGCCGTTCCGTCCCCTGCTGCAGCTTATGGAGCCGTGGGAGGGCGACGAGTACTCCCGCTGGCGGCTGCGGCTTGTGCTGCAGGACAGAAGCGATCCCGCCAAGCTCCGCAGAGTGCGGCTCGGCGACGATGGCTCGGCGTCAGGCAAGTGGCCCGACGCTTGGACGGAAGCCGTCCGCAGCCGCTCGGCCGGCTGGCTGGAGCGGCTGCGGGCCAGCCTTCCGCATGCTCGGCTGTCGCGCGGCGAGGACGTGCTCGGCAAGCCGCTTGACGACGAGGCGGCCTGGCGCTTCCTGAACGAGGACAGCCGCCGGCTGCTCGAAGCCGGCTGGCAGGTGCTGCTGCCGGCATGGTGGGAGGCTGCCAGCCGCAAGAAGCCGAAGCTGCGCGCGGCGGTGCAGTCGGAGGAGGAGGCCAAGACCAAGCAACTAGGCCGCGGCAAGTCGTTATTCGGGCTGGAGGCGATACTGAGCTTCAACTGGCGCATCTCCATCGGAGACGCCGATCTGAACGAGGCGGAGTTCGACGAGCTGCTTGCGCGAGGGGAGCGGCTCGTCAAGTTCCGGGACCGCTGGATCGTGCTGGATCCGGCTTTAATCGCCCAGATCCGCCGTATGATGGAAGGCATGGACAAGAGCCAAGGGCTGAGCTTTCAGGATGTGCTGCAGCTGCATTTGCTCTCGCAGGGCAACGCGGAGGGCGGAGCTGACGGCGCGGGAACTGACGTCAGCGCGATGACAGCTGAGGCCTCTTCTCCCCGCGTAGAGCTTGAGGTTGAGCTAGATGCGCATTTGACGGGGCTGTTCGCCAAGATCAATCAGCAGAGCGAATGGCCTCGGATCGATCCCCCCGCCGGTCTGCGCGCCCAGCTGCGCAGCTACCAGCAGGACGGGTTCTCCTGGCTGGCTTTTCTCCGCCGCTTCGGGCTGGGAGCCTGTCTCGCCGATGACATGGGCCTCGGCAAGACGGTCCAGTTAATCGCCTACCTGCTGCACGCCAAGGAGCAGGCGGACGAGGACATGCGGCTCCCTTCGCTTATCGTCTGCCCTACGTCGGTACTGGGCAACTGGCAGAAGGAAATTTCCCGCTTCGCCCCATCGCTGCGGGTAGCTATGCATTACGGCTCCGGGCGCAAGAGCGGAGACGCGTTCCGGAAGCAGGCACGCAGCGTGGACGTCGTGCTGACCTCCTTCGCTACCGCCTCGCTCGACCAGGAGACGCTGGCCGCGTTCCAATGGGGCGCCGTCTGTCTGGACGAAGCGCAGAATATTAAAAACGCCGGGACCAAGCAGGCCGCGGCGGTCAAGAGCTTCCCGGCGCTCCATCGCATCGCGCTTACCGGGACGCCGATTGAGAATCGCCTGGCGGAGCTATGGTCGATCTATGATTTCACCGTGCCCACGTATCTGGGGTCCGCCAAGGCGTTCCAGGAGCGCTTCGCGGGCCCCATCGAGCGCGAGCAGGACGGGCGCCGCACGGCGGAATTAAAGCGGCTGGTGAAGCCTTTTATGCTGCGCCGCAAGAAGAAGGACCCCGCCATCCAGCTCGATCTGCCGGACAAAAACGAGATGAAAACCTATGTTCCGCTAACCTCCGAGCAGGCTGCCCTGTACGATAATTGCGTTAAGGAGCTGATGGAGAAGCTGAAGAAGCTTGACGGTATTCAGCGCAAAGGCGCAATACTTGGCGCGCTGACGCGGCTCAAGCAGGCATGCGACCATCCCGCTCTGCTGGATGAGGAGATGGAATTGGACGCGGAGGATGGCCCCCTGCCGACGGAGGCGATCGTCGCCCGCTCCTCCAAGCTGGAGAGGCTGCTGGCAATGGTGAAGGAGCTTCGCGAGTCAGACGAGCGCTGTCTCATCTTCACGCAATACATCGGCATGGGCCAGATGATTCAGGATGTGCTGCAGCGCGAGCTGGGCGAGCCCGTGCTGTACCTGAACGGCAGTACGCCGAAGACGCAGCGCGACCGGATGGTGGAGCGGTTCCAATCCCGCGACCTGCCGCCATCGGAGCAGCCGAACGTGTTCATCCTCTCGCTCAAGGCCGGCGGCGTCGGCCTGAACTTGACCGCGGCGAACCACGTCTTCCACTTCGACCGCTGGTGGAACCCCGCCGTCGAGAACCAGGCCACCGACCGCGCCTACCGCATGGGCCAGACGCGCGACGTACAGGTGCACAAATTCATCTCGCTCGGCACCCTCGAGGAACGCATCGACGAGATGCTGGACAACAAGCAGCAGCTCAGCAACAACGTCATCACCAGCTCCGAGAGCTGGATCACCGAGCTGTCCACGGATGCGCTGCGCGAGATGTTCTCGCTTCGGCGGGACTGGGCGGGGAGTTGA
- a CDS encoding ATP-binding cassette domain-containing protein: protein MIKVDSLSFSFPQKELYHNVSFTLEDAQHCAFIGTSGSGKSTLIDILRDPERYLYDGTIELDPDCSMGYVSQFPELDYANETTVFEYIGEPFIKLQQDMQAICVEMETSADIEPLLEKYQLALDAWDAMGGDDYENKIHKGLNAANLMKRRDCKAADLSGGEFKLVQVMKEMLHRPDMIIMDEPDVFLDFDNLNALKDLINSYKGTLLVVTHNRYLLNHCFNKILHLENTEIQEFDGRYIEYSFSLLQAKVELQEIAVAEQEELDRNDTIINHLRVVATYNSNASRGRALKARVRFQERLEARRIKAPFVEIKQPRISFELDHKVRDAPAVRVREYSVGFDELLLDKVSFDIQSTDKVAIIGANGTGKTTLLRDVFHHNHPSITISSDAKVAYLSQSQGEMLQDAYTIFEEFIDAGFPTYEEIEAYLSSYGFEGEVLQQRIGSLSGGEKNLLQLAKISASQANVLLLDEPTSHLDTYAQLALEKAIEQYQGAILMISHDFYSVVNGMDYVLMIEDKTIRKMTLPAFREMIYASHFDQGYLEMEQQKKTLEMAIERALEATNFELAKGLVDELEALIQRL, encoded by the coding sequence ATGATAAAAGTCGATAGCTTATCCTTCTCGTTTCCGCAAAAGGAGCTCTATCACAACGTTTCATTTACGCTAGAAGACGCGCAGCATTGCGCGTTTATCGGAACAAGCGGCAGCGGAAAAAGCACGTTAATCGATATATTGAGGGACCCGGAACGTTATCTCTATGATGGGACAATAGAGCTGGACCCCGATTGCTCAATGGGATACGTGAGTCAGTTCCCGGAGCTGGACTACGCCAACGAAACCACCGTTTTCGAATATATAGGCGAGCCCTTTATCAAGCTTCAGCAGGACATGCAAGCCATCTGCGTAGAAATGGAAACCTCAGCGGATATCGAGCCGCTGCTGGAGAAGTACCAGCTCGCTCTGGACGCTTGGGATGCCATGGGCGGGGATGACTACGAGAACAAGATTCATAAGGGCCTAAATGCGGCAAACCTGATGAAGCGAAGAGACTGTAAGGCAGCTGATCTGAGCGGCGGGGAATTCAAGCTGGTTCAAGTGATGAAGGAAATGCTCCATCGTCCCGACATGATTATTATGGACGAGCCGGATGTATTTCTAGACTTCGACAACCTCAATGCGCTCAAAGACTTGATTAATTCGTACAAGGGCACCCTGCTTGTCGTGACGCACAACCGCTATCTGCTGAATCATTGCTTCAACAAAATCTTACACCTTGAAAACACGGAGATTCAAGAGTTCGATGGGCGATATATCGAATATAGCTTCTCCTTGCTTCAGGCCAAGGTCGAGCTGCAGGAGATCGCAGTTGCCGAGCAAGAGGAGCTGGATCGTAACGATACGATTATCAACCATCTCAGAGTGGTCGCCACTTATAATTCCAACGCCTCCAGAGGACGAGCGTTAAAGGCTAGAGTTCGATTCCAAGAGCGTCTGGAAGCGCGCCGGATTAAAGCGCCTTTTGTTGAGATTAAGCAGCCCCGTATCAGCTTTGAGCTGGATCATAAGGTGAGGGACGCTCCTGCTGTAAGGGTTCGTGAGTATAGCGTTGGCTTTGATGAGCTGCTTCTGGACAAGGTTAGCTTCGACATCCAATCGACGGATAAAGTCGCGATTATCGGAGCCAATGGCACGGGGAAAACAACCTTGCTGCGTGATGTCTTCCATCACAATCATCCCTCCATTACGATCAGCAGCGATGCGAAGGTGGCTTATCTCTCTCAGTCTCAAGGGGAAATGCTGCAGGACGCCTATACGATATTTGAGGAATTTATCGATGCAGGCTTTCCAACCTACGAGGAGATTGAAGCGTATCTGTCCAGCTACGGCTTTGAAGGAGAGGTCCTTCAACAACGAATCGGCTCACTATCCGGCGGCGAAAAAAATCTGCTGCAGCTGGCTAAGATTTCGGCCAGTCAAGCTAACGTCCTGCTGCTGGATGAGCCGACCAGCCATCTAGACACCTACGCGCAATTAGCGCTGGAGAAAGCCATTGAACAATATCAAGGCGCCATTCTTATGATTTCCCATGATTTCTATTCCGTTGTCAACGGCATGGATTATGTGCTCATGATTGAAGACAAGACCATACGGAAAATGACTTTGCCGGCGTTTAGAGAGATGATCTATGCGAGCCACTTTGATCAAGGCTACTTGGAGATGGAGCAACAGAAAAAAACGCTCGAAATGGCCATAGAGCGAGCGTTAGAGGCTACGAATTTCGAGCTTGCCAAAGGACTGGTGGATGAGCTGGAAGCGCTGATTCAACGGCTTTAG
- a CDS encoding serine protease: MDHHSNRSKGQEPEHGNDDPYGDEEWDFEPDEEEDGDDDGGSSDKGRRWISRSIIVLLVAALVGNILAFWPQIYNMKTIPLLFGSKQLSSQADIQGYKEAVVTVSTGSSKGTGFHIGGGYMVTNYHVIDDSGYIIVQFPEQSQTYTAELASSDLDLDIAILKADIGEQRLPFIEVERGDQPRKWEPEEPIYVIGNPLYLTQIAIEGSIIGLVPIQGRETPVMALDAPVYKGNSGSPVINRNGKAIAVVFATADVMHQGQMIEAGLAVPIADMEGLLEK, from the coding sequence ATGGACCATCATTCGAATCGGAGCAAGGGGCAAGAGCCTGAGCATGGGAATGACGACCCGTATGGTGACGAGGAGTGGGACTTTGAGCCGGACGAGGAGGAGGACGGGGACGACGACGGAGGTTCATCAGACAAAGGGCGGAGGTGGATCAGCAGGTCGATTATCGTCCTGCTTGTGGCCGCTCTAGTGGGCAATATATTGGCCTTCTGGCCGCAAATCTACAACATGAAGACGATCCCTCTCTTGTTCGGGTCGAAGCAATTATCCAGCCAAGCCGATATCCAGGGCTACAAAGAAGCGGTTGTGACCGTCAGCACGGGGAGCAGCAAGGGCACCGGCTTCCACATCGGCGGCGGCTATATGGTGACCAACTATCATGTTATTGATGACAGCGGCTATATCATCGTGCAATTCCCGGAGCAAAGTCAGACCTATACAGCGGAGCTGGCGAGCAGCGATCTCGATCTGGATATCGCGATATTGAAGGCGGACATCGGGGAGCAGCGGCTGCCGTTTATTGAAGTCGAGCGGGGAGACCAGCCGCGGAAGTGGGAGCCGGAGGAACCAATCTATGTGATTGGCAATCCGCTTTATTTGACACAAATCGCCATCGAAGGCTCTATTATTGGCTTGGTCCCCATCCAAGGCCGGGAGACGCCAGTCATGGCTCTTGATGCGCCGGTCTATAAGGGCAACAGCGGCTCTCCCGTCATCAACAGGAATGGCAAAGCCATCGCCGTTGTATTCGCCACTGCCGATGTCATGCATCAGGGCCAAATGATCGAGGCGGGTCTGGCTGTACCGATTGCGGATATGGAGGGGCTGCTGGAAAAGTGA
- a CDS encoding FGGY family carbohydrate kinase → MGIDNGSQSTKVAIYDLEGNEVAFGSHQLQETLSPEPGVVIHPDDDLWDSVYGGIQNCLANFTGDPKHIAGIGLCTIRCCRVLLNEEGHLAYPVISWMDVRLNRPYEHTDEQVKFVTTTSGYLGFRLTGERKDTAANYEVHWPLDRTTLDWSQDDEVIRANGLRRDMLFELVKPGEKLGTLRPEWASAWGLRHDIPVVATANDKAVEVLGSGVKDEGSIMISLGTFISSMLFRHDYYDHARHFFPTLACIPFKYVYESNGIRRGMWTVSWFKKLIGEELVTHAEALHISEEEYLNRKAQDVPVGSDGLITILDWLPSSSVPYRKGIMIGFDQRHTKYHIYRSILEAISFNIKNNMDDMLEELGVKLNDLVVIGGGSKSDVLMQIIADLFGLPVHRRQSSSSACLGAAICVCTYLSVYRDFYEAADRMVKTERTFMPNHKNHAFYNQLNNTIVKNVRVHTDEILKQTYPIFK, encoded by the coding sequence ATGGGGATTGATAATGGCTCACAAAGTACAAAAGTAGCGATCTATGATCTAGAAGGCAATGAAGTGGCTTTCGGCTCCCATCAGCTACAGGAAACCTTATCTCCCGAACCCGGTGTCGTGATCCATCCTGATGATGATTTATGGGACAGTGTATATGGTGGCATTCAAAACTGTCTTGCTAATTTCACAGGCGATCCTAAGCACATTGCTGGAATTGGCTTGTGTACCATTAGATGCTGCCGTGTCTTGTTGAATGAAGAAGGCCATCTAGCTTATCCCGTGATAAGCTGGATGGACGTCAGGCTGAATAGGCCCTATGAGCATACGGATGAGCAAGTGAAGTTTGTCACGACAACCTCTGGTTATCTAGGCTTCAGACTGACAGGTGAAAGGAAGGATACGGCTGCCAATTATGAGGTTCACTGGCCATTAGACCGCACCACATTAGATTGGTCCCAGGACGATGAAGTGATAAGAGCCAATGGCTTGAGAAGAGACATGTTATTCGAGCTCGTCAAGCCGGGAGAGAAGCTTGGAACGCTGCGCCCGGAATGGGCTTCTGCTTGGGGATTACGTCATGACATACCCGTGGTAGCGACAGCCAATGATAAAGCTGTGGAGGTACTGGGCTCCGGAGTGAAGGACGAAGGCTCCATTATGATCTCGCTTGGAACCTTTATTTCCTCGATGCTGTTTAGACATGACTATTATGACCACGCTCGCCATTTCTTCCCTACGCTCGCCTGTATTCCATTTAAATATGTGTATGAATCCAATGGAATCCGGCGTGGGATGTGGACCGTAAGCTGGTTCAAGAAGCTTATTGGCGAAGAGCTTGTGACTCATGCGGAAGCGCTGCATATTTCGGAAGAGGAATATCTGAATAGGAAGGCACAAGATGTTCCTGTAGGCAGTGACGGTCTGATTACCATTCTTGACTGGCTGCCTTCGTCATCTGTCCCCTATAGAAAAGGCATCATGATCGGCTTCGACCAGCGGCATACCAAATACCACATCTACCGTTCCATCCTGGAAGCGATCTCCTTCAATATTAAAAATAATATGGATGATATGCTAGAGGAATTAGGTGTGAAGCTGAACGATTTGGTTGTCATTGGCGGGGGCTCTAAAAGCGATGTACTGATGCAAATCATTGCGGATCTCTTCGGATTGCCTGTGCATAGGCGCCAAAGCAGCAGCAGCGCGTGTCTTGGAGCAGCTATATGTGTATGTACGTATTTGTCGGTCTACAGGGACTTCTATGAGGCTGCCGATCGAATGGTCAAGACGGAACGAACCTTTATGCCCAACCACAAAAACCACGCATTCTATAATCAATTGAACAATACCATCGTGAAAAACGTTAGAGTGCATACCGATGAGATTTTAAAGCAGACATATCCTATATTTAAGTAG